From a single Nissabacter sp. SGAir0207 genomic region:
- a CDS encoding Dyp-type peroxidase, which produces MTQVQSGILLEKCRFAIYLEANIQGEFEALRQGCRSFCQKLQEMQLAFPQENLGATIAFGYDVWQDLSGGQGAPELKNFLPLGKGLAPSTQRDMLIHIQSLRHDVNFALAQAALAAFGSAIHVEEETHGFRNIEMRDLSGFVDGTENPQGEQRREVAIVAEEQPDAGGSYVFVQRWEHNLRQWNRFSVEQQEQVIGRTKLTDEELPRDSRPDTSHVSRVDLKEEGKGLKILRQSLPYGTVSGKHGLYFLAYSARLHNIEQQLLSMFGDLDGKRDQMLRFTRPVSGSYFFAPSLTRLLAL; this is translated from the coding sequence ATGACACAGGTTCAGAGCGGCATCCTGCTGGAGAAGTGCCGTTTTGCCATCTATCTGGAAGCCAATATCCAGGGTGAGTTCGAGGCCCTGCGCCAGGGGTGCCGCAGCTTCTGCCAGAAGCTGCAAGAGATGCAGCTAGCCTTCCCGCAGGAGAACCTCGGCGCGACCATCGCCTTCGGTTATGACGTCTGGCAGGATCTCTCGGGCGGGCAGGGCGCGCCGGAGCTGAAAAACTTCCTGCCGCTTGGCAAGGGGCTGGCCCCCTCCACCCAGCGCGACATGCTGATCCACATTCAGTCGCTGCGCCATGACGTCAACTTCGCGCTGGCGCAGGCCGCGCTGGCCGCCTTTGGCAGCGCCATCCATGTGGAGGAGGAGACGCACGGCTTCCGCAATATTGAGATGCGTGACTTGAGCGGCTTTGTCGATGGCACCGAGAACCCGCAGGGCGAGCAGCGCCGTGAGGTGGCAATTGTGGCCGAAGAGCAGCCAGACGCTGGCGGCAGTTACGTGTTTGTCCAGCGCTGGGAACACAACCTGCGCCAGTGGAACCGCTTTAGCGTCGAGCAGCAGGAGCAGGTGATTGGCCGCACCAAGCTGACCGACGAGGAGCTGCCGCGCGACAGCCGCCCGGACACCTCCCACGTCAGCCGCGTTGACCTGAAAGAGGAGGGCAAGGGGCTGAAGATCCTGCGCCAGAGCCTGCCCTACGGCACCGTGAGCGGCAAGCACGGCCTCTACTTCCTCGCCTACAGCGCCCGGCTGCACAACATCGAGCAGCAACTGCTGAGCATGTTTGGCGATTTGGACGGCAAGCGCGACCAGATGCTACGCTTCACCCGGCCGGTGAGCGGCAGCTACTTCTTCGCCCCCTCCCTGACGCGCCTGCTGGCGCTCTGA
- the cysM gene encoding cysteine synthase CysM, whose amino-acid sequence MTTTLEHCIGNTPLIKLQRLTAGLESEIWVKLEGNNPAGSVKDRAALFMIQQAERRGELRPGDTLVEATSGNTGIALAMIAALKGYRLKLLMPDNMSAERQAAMRAYGAELILVSRERGMEGARDLARQMAQEGQGRVLDQFNNPDNPLAHYTTTGPEIWQQSAGRLTHFVSSMGTTGTITGVSRYLKEQSDRVRVVGLQPAEGNHIPGIRRWPAAYLPGIFRPELVDEVMDMTQAEAEATTRRLAREEGLFCGVSSGGAVAAALRIAAAQPGSVVVAIVCDRGDRYLSTGIFG is encoded by the coding sequence GTGACCACCACCCTGGAACACTGCATCGGCAATACGCCGCTCATCAAATTACAACGCCTGACTGCCGGACTGGAGAGTGAGATCTGGGTCAAGCTGGAGGGGAACAACCCCGCCGGTTCAGTGAAGGATCGCGCCGCCCTGTTCATGATCCAGCAGGCGGAGCGGCGCGGCGAGCTGCGTCCCGGCGATACGCTGGTGGAGGCCACCAGCGGCAACACCGGCATCGCGCTGGCGATGATCGCCGCGTTGAAGGGTTATCGCCTGAAGCTGCTGATGCCCGACAACATGAGCGCCGAACGGCAGGCGGCGATGCGCGCCTATGGCGCGGAGCTGATTCTGGTCAGCCGTGAGCGGGGGATGGAGGGCGCGCGCGATTTGGCACGCCAGATGGCGCAGGAGGGGCAGGGGCGGGTGCTGGATCAGTTCAACAACCCGGACAACCCGCTGGCGCACTACACCACCACTGGCCCGGAGATCTGGCAGCAGAGCGCGGGTCGCCTGACCCACTTTGTCTCCAGCATGGGCACCACCGGCACCATCACCGGCGTCAGCCGCTACCTGAAAGAGCAGAGCGACCGGGTGCGGGTGGTGGGGCTGCAACCGGCGGAGGGGAACCACATCCCCGGCATCCGCCGCTGGCCAGCCGCCTACCTGCCGGGCATCTTCCGCCCGGAGCTGGTGGATGAGGTGATGGACATGACGCAGGCCGAGGCAGAGGCGACCACCCGGCGGCTGGCGCGTGAGGAGGGACTCTTCTGCGGTGTCAGTTCCGGCGGCGCGGTGGCCGCCGCGCTGCGGATCGCCGCCGCCCAGCCGGGTAGCGTGGTAGTGGCGATCGTCTGCGACCGCGGCGACCGCTACCTCTCCACCGGCATCTTCGGCTAG
- the cysP gene encoding thiosulfate ABC transporter substrate-binding protein CysP: protein MKARLRKSRFWQAGAWVTLFAASAAPAAELLNSSYDVARELFAALNPPFIQQWDAQHPNDPLTIRQSHGGSSKQALAILQGLKADVVTYNQVTDVQILHDRGNLLAAEWQARLPNHSSPFYSTMAFLVRKGNPLGVHNWGDLVKPGVKLVFPNPKTSGNGRYTYLAAWGALEKANQGDQAKTRDQMRQLLKNVAVFDTGGRGATTTFVERGLGDVLISFESEVNNIRKQYGAEQYEVIVPPVDILAEFPVAWIDKNVRANGTGEAAKAYLTWLYSPPAQRIITQFHYRVYDAQAMAAARESFPPTTLFRVEETFGGWPQVMKRHFASGGELDKLLAQGHE, encoded by the coding sequence ATGAAAGCAAGGTTAAGGAAGTCCCGGTTCTGGCAAGCAGGTGCGTGGGTGACATTGTTCGCCGCTTCCGCCGCGCCAGCCGCCGAACTGCTCAACAGCTCCTATGATGTGGCCCGCGAACTGTTCGCCGCCCTCAATCCGCCTTTCATCCAGCAGTGGGATGCGCAGCACCCCAACGACCCGCTGACCATCCGGCAGTCGCATGGCGGCTCCTCAAAGCAGGCGCTGGCGATTTTGCAGGGGCTGAAGGCGGATGTGGTGACCTACAACCAGGTGACGGATGTCCAGATCCTGCATGACCGCGGCAACCTGCTGGCGGCGGAGTGGCAGGCGCGCCTGCCGAACCACAGCTCCCCCTTCTACTCCACCATGGCGTTTCTGGTGCGCAAGGGCAACCCGCTTGGCGTGCACAACTGGGGCGATCTGGTGAAACCGGGGGTGAAGCTGGTCTTCCCGAACCCGAAGACCTCGGGCAATGGCCGCTACACCTATCTGGCCGCCTGGGGCGCGCTGGAGAAAGCCAATCAGGGCGATCAGGCGAAAACTCGCGACCAGATGCGCCAGCTGCTGAAAAACGTGGCGGTGTTTGATACCGGTGGCCGGGGTGCCACCACTACCTTCGTCGAGCGTGGCTTGGGCGATGTGCTCATCAGCTTCGAGTCGGAGGTGAACAACATCCGCAAGCAGTATGGTGCGGAACAGTATGAGGTCATCGTGCCGCCGGTCGATATTCTGGCGGAGTTCCCGGTGGCCTGGATTGATAAAAATGTGCGGGCCAACGGCACCGGCGAGGCAGCAAAAGCCTATTTGACCTGGCTCTACAGCCCGCCGGCGCAGCGCATCATTACCCAGTTCCACTACCGGGTCTATGACGCGCAGGCGATGGCCGCTGCCAGGGAGTCGTTCCCACCCACCACGCTGTTCCGGGTGGAGGAGACCTTCGGCGGCTGGCCGCAGGTGATGAAGAGACACTTCGCCAGCGGCGGCGAGCTGGATAAATTGTTAGCACAAGGGCATGAGTAA
- a CDS encoding MacB family efflux pump subunit: protein MADAAPLLHLSGIRRDFMAGEQHITVLRGIDLTIHAGEMVAIVGASGSGKSTLMNLLGCLDQPSAGEYRVAGRLTRDLDRDQLAELRREHFGFIFQRYHLLSDLTALGNVEVPAIYAGARRDLRRQRASELLTRLGLAERLSYRPSQLSGGQQQRVSIARALVNGGEVILADEPTGALDTHSGQEVLAILKDLHARGHTVVIVTHDMQIAEHAERIIEIRDGEIIADRAHAPALPASRPTYRDHAAAAEPSRWRAQRGRFAEAFKMALLAMSSQRLRTFLTMLGIIIGIASVVSVVALGKGSQQKILADISAMGTSTLEVFPGKDFGDMRSAAIQTLRPDDADALRRQAYVHSVSPSVTTSTTLRFGSQSVTGTVSGVGEEFFVVRGYTLAEGMAFGRQSVSQLAQEAVIDTNTRNKLFVQGENPIGQVILLGSLPVRVIGVAAPKQGGFGTSESLNVWLPYSTAMARMLGKTYLSSITVRVNDSVDLAAAEQALNGLLLQRHGTKDFFVMNTDSIRQTIESATTTLALLVSMIALISLIVGGIGVMNIMLVSVTERTREIGVRMAVGARASDILQQFLIEAVLVCLIGGTLGVLLSLGIGLLFAQFNSPFSMIYSPASIVAAFACSSLIGILFGFFPARRAAHMDPIHALERE, encoded by the coding sequence ATGGCTGACGCCGCGCCGCTGCTGCACCTGAGCGGCATCCGCCGTGATTTTATGGCCGGGGAGCAGCACATTACCGTGCTACGGGGCATCGATCTCACTATCCACGCCGGGGAGATGGTGGCGATTGTCGGTGCCTCCGGCTCGGGCAAATCGACGCTGATGAACCTGCTCGGCTGCCTCGACCAGCCGAGCGCCGGTGAGTACCGGGTCGCGGGCCGGCTGACGCGCGACTTGGATCGCGACCAGCTGGCCGAACTGCGCCGCGAGCACTTCGGCTTTATCTTCCAGCGCTACCACCTGCTCAGCGATTTGACGGCGCTGGGCAATGTCGAGGTGCCAGCGATCTACGCTGGCGCGCGGCGTGACCTGCGCCGCCAGCGCGCCAGTGAGCTATTGACGCGGCTGGGGCTGGCGGAGCGGCTCAGCTACCGGCCCAGCCAGCTCTCCGGCGGCCAGCAGCAGCGCGTCAGCATCGCGCGGGCGCTGGTCAACGGCGGGGAGGTGATTCTGGCGGATGAGCCGACCGGCGCGCTGGACACCCACAGCGGCCAGGAGGTGCTGGCGATCCTGAAAGATCTGCACGCCCGCGGCCATACGGTGGTGATCGTCACCCATGACATGCAGATCGCCGAGCACGCCGAGCGGATCATCGAGATCCGCGACGGCGAGATCATCGCTGACCGCGCCCACGCCCCCGCCCTGCCCGCGTCGCGCCCAACATACCGGGATCATGCAGCGGCCGCTGAGCCTTCACGCTGGCGCGCCCAGCGCGGGCGTTTCGCCGAGGCGTTCAAGATGGCGCTGCTGGCGATGTCCTCCCAGCGGCTGCGCACCTTCCTCACCATGCTCGGCATCATCATCGGCATCGCCTCGGTGGTGTCAGTGGTGGCGCTCGGCAAGGGATCGCAACAGAAGATTCTGGCGGACATCAGCGCGATGGGCACCAGCACGCTGGAGGTGTTCCCCGGCAAGGACTTCGGCGACATGCGATCCGCCGCCATCCAGACGCTGCGCCCCGACGATGCCGACGCCCTGCGCCGACAGGCTTACGTACACAGCGTCAGCCCCAGCGTCACCACCAGCACCACGCTGCGCTTTGGCAGCCAGTCGGTGACCGGCACGGTCAGCGGCGTCGGCGAGGAATTCTTTGTGGTACGCGGCTACACGCTGGCGGAGGGCATGGCCTTTGGTCGGCAGAGCGTCAGCCAGCTGGCGCAGGAGGCGGTGATTGATACCAATACCCGCAACAAGCTGTTCGTGCAGGGCGAGAACCCGATTGGTCAGGTGATCCTGCTCGGCAGCCTGCCGGTGCGGGTGATTGGCGTGGCCGCGCCGAAACAGGGCGGCTTTGGCACCAGCGAGAGCCTGAATGTCTGGCTGCCCTACAGCACCGCGATGGCGCGGATGCTCGGCAAGACCTACCTCAGCAGCATCACGGTGCGCGTCAATGACAGCGTCGATCTGGCGGCGGCGGAGCAGGCGCTGAACGGCCTGCTGTTGCAGCGCCACGGTACCAAGGATTTCTTCGTGATGAACACCGACAGCATCCGCCAGACCATCGAGAGCGCCACCACCACCCTGGCGCTGCTGGTGTCGATGATTGCGCTGATCTCGCTGATTGTCGGCGGCATCGGGGTGATGAACATCATGCTGGTGTCGGTCACGGAGCGGACGCGGGAGATTGGCGTGCGGATGGCGGTGGGGGCGCGCGCCAGCGACATCCTGCAACAGTTCCTGATTGAGGCGGTGCTGGTCTGTTTGATTGGCGGCACGCTGGGCGTGCTGCTGTCACTGGGGATTGGGCTGCTGTTTGCCCAGTTCAACAGCCCGTTTAGCATGATCTACTCGCCAGCCTCGATTGTCGCGGCCTTTGCCTGCTCCAGCCTGATCGGCATCCTGTTCGGCTTCTTCCCGGCACGCCGGGCGGCGCATATGGATCCGATCCACGCACTGGAGCGCGAGTAG
- a CDS encoding efflux RND transporter periplasmic adaptor subunit, with amino-acid sequence MIASPPKERSRSSRRRRWLVLPALLIIALAGYAVLHRPAPPTYLTATAARQDLEHTVLADGAIEAQKLVSVGAQVSGQIKALHVALGDKVIPGQLVAEIDDLTQQNSLRDAQAALKNVQAQQRAKQAQLENDRLTFTRQRDILARGVGVQADYDSAKAELERTDAELKALEAQIVQAQIAENTAQVNLGYTKIRAPMAGTVVAIPVEAGQTVNAVQSTPTIIKVADLDTMTIKAQISEADVVNVRTGMPVYFTILGQPEQRYRATLRAIEPAPDSINDDTSNSFGGGSAASASTSTAVYYNGLFDVANPQGVLRISMTAQVYIVLSSIKDALVVPATALRRDGNRTLVQVVDAQGEAHDRPVTVGLNNNVEAQITGGLQAGEKVVLNLLNGSAPGRP; translated from the coding sequence ATGATTGCGTCACCCCCCAAGGAGAGATCCCGCTCTTCACGCCGCCGGCGCTGGCTGGTACTGCCGGCCCTGTTGATTATAGCGTTGGCAGGCTACGCCGTGCTGCACCGCCCGGCCCCGCCCACCTACCTGACTGCCACGGCGGCACGGCAGGATCTGGAGCACACGGTGCTGGCGGATGGCGCGATTGAGGCGCAGAAGCTGGTCAGCGTCGGCGCGCAGGTCTCCGGCCAGATCAAGGCGCTGCATGTGGCGCTCGGCGACAAAGTGATCCCCGGCCAGCTGGTGGCGGAAATTGACGACCTGACGCAGCAGAACAGCCTGCGTGACGCCCAGGCGGCGCTGAAAAACGTGCAGGCGCAGCAGCGCGCCAAACAGGCGCAGTTAGAGAACGATCGCCTGACCTTCACCCGCCAGCGGGACATTCTGGCGCGCGGCGTCGGCGTGCAGGCCGACTATGACAGCGCCAAAGCCGAGCTGGAGCGCACCGACGCGGAACTGAAGGCGCTGGAGGCGCAGATCGTGCAGGCGCAGATTGCGGAGAACACCGCGCAGGTCAATCTGGGCTACACCAAGATCCGCGCGCCGATGGCTGGCACCGTGGTCGCCATCCCGGTTGAGGCCGGGCAGACGGTGAACGCCGTGCAGAGCACGCCGACCATCATCAAGGTGGCGGATCTCGACACCATGACCATCAAGGCGCAAATCTCCGAGGCGGACGTGGTCAACGTGCGCACCGGGATGCCGGTCTACTTCACCATCCTCGGCCAGCCTGAGCAGCGCTACCGCGCCACGCTGCGCGCCATTGAGCCAGCGCCCGACTCCATCAATGACGACACCAGCAACAGCTTTGGCGGCGGCAGTGCCGCCAGCGCCTCCACCAGCACGGCCGTCTACTACAACGGCCTGTTTGACGTCGCCAACCCGCAGGGCGTGCTGCGCATCTCCATGACCGCGCAGGTCTACATCGTGCTCTCAAGCATCAAGGATGCGCTGGTGGTACCGGCCACCGCGCTGCGCCGCGACGGCAACCGCACGCTGGTGCAAGTGGTGGACGCGCAGGGCGAGGCGCATGACCGCCCGGTGACCGTGGGGCTGAACAACAACGTGGAGGCGCAGATTACCGGCGGCCTGCAAGCCGGTGAGAAAGTGGTGCTCAACCTGCTGAACGGCAGCGCGCCGGGGAGGCCGTGA
- the cysA gene encoding sulfate/thiosulfate ABC transporter ATP-binding protein CysA, translating to MSIEIDKISKYFGRTKVLNDISLDIPSGQMVALLGPSGSGKTTLLRIIAGLENQSGGRLSFHGKDVTRLHARDRQVGFVFQHYALFRHMTVFDNIAFGLTVLPRRERPSTAAIKQKVTQLLEMVQLGHLANRYPAQLSGGQKQRVALARALAVEPQILLLDEPFGALDAQVRKELRRWLRQLHEELKFTSVFVTHDQEEAMEVADQVVVMSQGNIEQVGAPDEVWREPATRFVLEFLGEVNRLDGEIRGSQLYVGPHHWPLAIAPLHQGPVDLFLRPWEMEVSSQPNPRCPLPVQVLEVSPRGHFWQLTVQPQGWHQEPISVVLTSHDSEKAPVRGSRYYVGSLNARLYAGDQPLQPVALAQSA from the coding sequence ATGAGCATTGAGATCGATAAAATCAGCAAATATTTTGGCCGCACGAAGGTGCTGAATGATATCTCGCTCGATATTCCTTCCGGCCAGATGGTGGCGCTGCTGGGGCCGTCCGGCTCCGGCAAGACCACGCTGCTGCGCATCATTGCCGGTCTGGAGAACCAGAGCGGCGGCCGCCTGAGCTTCCACGGCAAAGACGTTACTCGCCTCCATGCGCGTGATCGCCAGGTGGGCTTTGTGTTCCAGCACTATGCGCTGTTCCGCCACATGACGGTGTTTGACAACATCGCCTTTGGCCTGACGGTGCTGCCGCGCCGCGAGCGCCCCTCGACTGCCGCCATCAAGCAGAAGGTGACGCAGCTGCTGGAGATGGTGCAGCTCGGCCACCTCGCCAACCGCTATCCTGCCCAGCTCTCCGGCGGCCAGAAGCAGCGTGTGGCGCTGGCGCGCGCGCTGGCGGTGGAGCCGCAGATCCTGCTGCTGGATGAGCCGTTTGGCGCGCTGGATGCACAGGTGCGCAAAGAGTTGCGCCGCTGGCTGCGCCAGTTGCATGAGGAGCTGAAGTTCACCAGCGTCTTCGTGACCCACGATCAGGAGGAGGCGATGGAAGTGGCCGACCAGGTGGTGGTGATGAGTCAGGGCAACATTGAGCAGGTGGGCGCGCCGGATGAGGTGTGGCGCGAACCGGCCACCCGCTTCGTGCTGGAGTTCCTCGGCGAGGTCAACCGCCTCGACGGCGAGATCCGTGGCTCGCAACTCTACGTTGGCCCGCACCACTGGCCGCTCGCCATTGCGCCGCTGCATCAGGGGCCGGTGGATCTCTTCCTGCGCCCGTGGGAGATGGAGGTGAGCAGCCAGCCGAACCCGCGCTGCCCGCTGCCGGTGCAGGTGCTGGAGGTCAGCCCGCGCGGCCACTTCTGGCAGTTGACGGTGCAGCCGCAGGGCTGGCACCAAGAGCCGATCAGCGTGGTGCTGACCAGCCACGACAGCGAAAAGGCGCCGGTGCGCGGCAGCCGCTACTACGTTGGCAGCCTCAACGCGCGCCTCTATGCCGGCGACCAGCCGCTACAACCAGTTGCGTTGGCGCAGAGTGCCTGA
- the cysT gene encoding sulfate/thiosulfate ABC transporter permease CysT has protein sequence MLLASKRVLPGFTLSLGSSLLYVCLILLLPLSALVMQLSQMTLAQYWEVVTSPQVVAAYKVTLLSAAVASIFNMFFGMLMAWILTRYTFPGRSLLDGLMDLPFALPTAVAGLTLAGMFSTTGWYGEWLAQFGIKVSYTWLGIAVAMAFTSIPFVVRTVQPVLEELGPEYEEAAETLGASRWQSFRRVVLPEVAPALLAGTALSFTRSLGEFGAVIFIAGNIAWKTEVTSLMIFIRLQEFDYPAASAIASVILAASLLLLFAINTLQSRFGKRLGGH, from the coding sequence ATGTTGTTGGCCAGTAAACGCGTTCTACCCGGATTTACCCTTAGCCTCGGCAGCAGCCTGCTGTACGTCTGCCTGATCCTGCTGCTGCCGTTGAGCGCGCTGGTGATGCAGCTGTCGCAGATGACGCTGGCGCAGTATTGGGAAGTGGTCACCAGCCCACAGGTGGTGGCGGCCTATAAGGTCACGCTGCTGTCGGCGGCGGTGGCCAGTATCTTCAATATGTTTTTCGGTATGCTGATGGCCTGGATCCTGACGCGCTATACCTTTCCCGGCCGCAGCCTGCTCGACGGGCTGATGGACTTGCCGTTTGCCCTGCCGACCGCGGTGGCTGGCCTGACGCTGGCTGGCATGTTCTCGACCACCGGCTGGTATGGCGAGTGGCTGGCGCAGTTTGGCATCAAGGTCTCCTACACCTGGCTCGGCATCGCGGTGGCGATGGCCTTCACCAGCATCCCGTTTGTGGTGCGCACCGTGCAACCGGTGCTGGAGGAGCTGGGGCCAGAGTATGAGGAGGCGGCCGAGACCCTCGGGGCCAGCCGCTGGCAGAGTTTCCGCCGCGTGGTGTTGCCGGAGGTGGCCCCGGCGCTGCTGGCCGGGACTGCGCTCTCGTTTACCCGCAGTCTGGGGGAGTTTGGCGCGGTGATCTTTATCGCTGGCAACATCGCCTGGAAGACAGAAGTGACGTCCTTGATGATCTTTATCCGTTTGCAGGAGTTCGACTACCCGGCGGCCAGCGCCATCGCCTCGGTGATTCTGGCGGCCTCGCTGCTGCTGCTGTTCGCCATTAACACGCTGCAAAGCCGCTTCGGCAAGCGCTTGGGAGGTCACTGA
- a CDS encoding response regulator transcription factor, which produces MKILLVDDDLELGTMLSEYLIAEGFDASLVLTGKAGVEGALSGEFTAMILDIMLPDMSGIDVLRQVRKNSRLPIIMLTAKGDNIDRVIGLEMGADDYMPKPCYPRELVARLRAVLRRFEEQPEASSDSAPVSYGFLMLNPSTRTSEWRGQVFDLTASEFNLLELLLRSPERVVSKDELSEKGLGRPREAYDRSVDVHISNIRQKLSALPGGETLTIETVRSIGYRIK; this is translated from the coding sequence ATGAAAATTCTGTTAGTTGATGACGATCTCGAACTGGGCACCATGCTGAGCGAGTACCTGATTGCCGAGGGATTTGACGCCTCGCTGGTGCTGACCGGCAAGGCGGGCGTGGAGGGTGCGCTCTCCGGCGAGTTTACGGCGATGATCCTCGACATCATGCTGCCGGACATGAGCGGCATCGACGTGCTGCGGCAGGTGCGCAAAAACAGCCGTTTGCCGATCATCATGCTGACCGCCAAGGGCGACAACATCGACCGGGTGATTGGTTTGGAGATGGGCGCTGACGACTACATGCCGAAGCCCTGCTATCCGCGTGAACTGGTGGCGCGCCTGCGGGCGGTGCTGCGCCGCTTCGAGGAGCAGCCGGAGGCCTCCTCCGACTCCGCGCCGGTCAGCTACGGCTTCCTGATGCTCAACCCCTCCACCCGCACCAGCGAGTGGCGTGGGCAGGTGTTCGACCTGACCGCCTCCGAGTTCAACCTGCTGGAGCTGCTGCTGCGATCGCCGGAGCGCGTGGTCTCCAAGGATGAGCTGTCCGAGAAGGGGCTGGGCCGCCCGCGTGAGGCCTATGACCGCAGCGTGGACGTGCACATCAGCAATATCCGCCAGAAACTGTCAGCCCTGCCGGGCGGCGAGACCCTCACCATTGAAACGGTACGCAGCATTGGCTATCGCATCAAATAA
- the cysW gene encoding sulfate/thiosulfate ABC transporter permease CysW, with product MSDLAFNGAARARVNWGKWVLIALGVVISVLFLVVPLVSIFVTAFSSGAAAVWQNLGDPDMLHAIWLTVLIALITVPVNLVFGTLLAWLVTRFNFPGRQLLLTLIDIPFAVSPVVAGLLYLLFWGTNGPAGGWLDAHDIQIMFSWPGMALVTIFVTCPFVVRELVPVMLSQGSQEDEAAVLLGASGWQMFRRVTLPNIRWALLYGVVLTNARAIGEFGAVSVVSGSIRGETYTLPLQVELLHQDYNTAGAFTAAGLLTLMAIVTLFLKSALQWRLARADSRLEEEKNEH from the coding sequence ATGTCTGATTTGGCCTTCAATGGCGCGGCACGCGCGCGGGTGAACTGGGGCAAGTGGGTGCTGATCGCCCTTGGCGTGGTGATTTCGGTGCTGTTTCTGGTGGTGCCGCTGGTCAGTATTTTCGTCACCGCCTTCTCCAGCGGCGCGGCGGCGGTGTGGCAGAACCTGGGCGACCCGGACATGCTGCACGCCATCTGGCTGACGGTGCTGATCGCGCTGATCACCGTGCCGGTCAATTTAGTGTTCGGCACCCTGCTGGCCTGGCTGGTGACGCGCTTCAACTTCCCCGGCCGCCAACTGCTGCTGACGCTGATTGATATCCCGTTCGCCGTCTCGCCGGTGGTGGCGGGGCTGCTCTACCTGCTGTTCTGGGGCACCAACGGCCCAGCGGGCGGTTGGCTGGACGCCCATGACATCCAGATCATGTTCTCCTGGCCGGGCATGGCGCTGGTGACCATCTTCGTGACCTGCCCATTTGTGGTGCGCGAGCTGGTGCCGGTGATGCTGAGCCAGGGCAGTCAGGAGGATGAAGCGGCGGTGCTGCTCGGTGCCTCTGGCTGGCAGATGTTCCGCCGCGTCACGCTGCCGAACATCCGCTGGGCACTGCTGTATGGCGTGGTGCTGACCAACGCCCGCGCCATCGGCGAATTCGGCGCGGTGTCGGTGGTTTCCGGCTCCATCCGTGGCGAAACCTACACCCTGCCGTTGCAGGTGGAACTGCTGCATCAGGACTACAACACCGCCGGGGCCTTTACCGCCGCTGGCTTGCTGACCCTGATGGCAATCGTAACCCTATTTCTGAAGAGTGCCCTGCAATGGCGCCTGGCGCGCGCAGACAGCCGCCTTGAGGAGGAAAAGAATGAGCATTGA